Proteins co-encoded in one Candidatus Polarisedimenticolaceae bacterium genomic window:
- a CDS encoding HEAT repeat domain-containing protein, producing MIRLLVNLTVSWALSAAALAAPAIPTTTPPTPEQLAAREKIRPKVEAIWTDCRGTADPDKDYVRYFWEITDRLIALGPDVIPFLTSEVDLADPATYHFAAYALGHFPGPESEAALKKAIRSADARGGRYGEACKRFATFSLALLGDASVLDSLQNGLEIQDGNMVPDLILIEHLAAILGPAGTPVLTQQLATYQDDPEAIEKLEFTILALGRTGDTSLVPKLVPYLKNPVADVRAQAAEAVSRLGGASACQEFVPLIASSNRREAYAAMDAIVRTKPEACYKALVARLEVEENIEIRSSLYGVVVALGGENALEILRAGVQSKSYVERSIVADMIGRVGSKKGLNLLRALVQDPNEGVADRAVGALEGIGGEGATDTLVALTADRRRMVSLTACAVLTQMNVTAAAPRVASVLMELVREPIGDLELRAQVAQLTDALVSLRYTDPIEDLKKAIDIQTDKEIKDSLASCVKRLSLLAKNGNDPAPWTEALASSDEAVRRLAARRLAEIGAPPAVAAIEARLAKPDLGNDERTEIFRSIAEAKTQNAASLVERALADPADDTWERRDARGEEAWAARRIGGDRMAKALRASALRREGRDWPTIVYLAIMEKSAASDTLKTLSRTRLRRPENRIGREDKQITEILADLAAGRTPSLYDVPPDALERE from the coding sequence GTGATCCGTTTGCTCGTCAACCTTACGGTGTCGTGGGCCCTCTCCGCGGCCGCCCTCGCCGCTCCTGCGATCCCCACGACCACGCCTCCCACCCCGGAGCAGCTCGCCGCACGGGAGAAGATCCGCCCCAAGGTCGAGGCGATCTGGACGGACTGCCGGGGGACGGCCGACCCCGACAAGGATTACGTGCGGTATTTCTGGGAGATCACCGACCGGCTCATCGCGCTCGGACCCGACGTCATCCCGTTCCTCACCTCGGAAGTCGATCTCGCCGACCCGGCGACCTACCACTTCGCGGCCTACGCGCTCGGCCACTTCCCCGGTCCCGAATCCGAGGCGGCGCTCAAGAAGGCGATCCGCTCCGCCGACGCGCGCGGCGGCCGGTACGGCGAGGCGTGCAAGCGGTTCGCGACCTTCAGCCTCGCGCTCCTCGGCGACGCGAGCGTCCTGGATTCGCTCCAGAACGGTCTCGAGATCCAGGACGGCAACATGGTCCCCGATCTCATCCTCATCGAGCACCTCGCCGCCATCCTCGGCCCGGCGGGGACACCGGTCCTCACGCAGCAGCTCGCCACGTACCAGGACGATCCGGAAGCGATCGAGAAGCTCGAGTTCACGATCCTCGCGCTCGGACGCACCGGCGACACGTCGCTCGTTCCCAAGCTCGTCCCGTATCTCAAGAACCCCGTCGCGGACGTGCGCGCGCAGGCCGCCGAGGCGGTGTCGCGGCTCGGCGGCGCCTCCGCCTGCCAGGAGTTCGTGCCGTTGATCGCGAGCTCCAACCGGCGCGAGGCGTACGCCGCGATGGACGCCATCGTCCGCACGAAGCCGGAGGCGTGCTACAAGGCGCTCGTCGCCCGCCTCGAGGTCGAGGAGAACATCGAGATCCGGTCGTCGCTCTACGGCGTCGTCGTGGCGCTCGGCGGCGAGAACGCTCTCGAGATCCTGCGGGCGGGAGTCCAATCGAAGAGCTACGTCGAGCGTTCGATCGTGGCCGACATGATCGGCCGCGTCGGCAGCAAGAAGGGCCTCAACCTCCTCCGCGCCCTCGTCCAGGACCCCAACGAAGGGGTCGCGGACCGCGCCGTCGGCGCGCTCGAGGGGATCGGCGGCGAAGGGGCCACCGATACGCTGGTGGCGTTGACCGCCGACCGGCGCCGGATGGTCTCGCTCACCGCCTGCGCGGTCCTCACGCAGATGAACGTGACGGCGGCCGCGCCTCGCGTCGCGAGCGTGCTCATGGAGCTCGTGCGAGAGCCGATCGGCGACCTCGAGCTGCGCGCCCAGGTCGCCCAGCTCACCGACGCGCTCGTCTCGCTCCGTTACACCGATCCGATCGAAGACTTGAAGAAGGCGATCGACATCCAGACCGACAAGGAGATCAAGGACTCGCTCGCGTCGTGCGTCAAGCGCCTCTCGCTCCTGGCGAAGAACGGGAACGACCCGGCGCCGTGGACCGAGGCGCTCGCGTCGAGCGACGAGGCGGTGCGGCGGCTCGCCGCGCGCCGTCTCGCCGAGATCGGCGCCCCGCCCGCCGTCGCGGCGATCGAAGCGCGCCTCGCGAAGCCCGATCTCGGCAACGACGAGCGCACCGAGATCTTCCGCAGCATCGCCGAGGCGAAGACTCAGAACGCCGCGAGCCTCGTCGAGCGCGCGCTCGCGGACCCCGCCGACGACACATGGGAACGCCGGGACGCGCGCGGCGAGGAAGCGTGGGCCGCCAGGCGGATCGGCGGCGATCGCATGGCGAAGGCGCTCCGGGCGTCCGCGCTCCGCCGCGAAGGGCGCGACTGGCCGACCATCGTCTACCTCGCGATCATGGAGAAGAGCGCTGCGTCGGACACGCTGAAGACGCTCTCGCGGACGCGCCTGCGCCGTCCCGAGAATCGGATCGGCCGCGAGGACAAGCAGATCACGGAGATCCTCGCCGACCTCGCCGCGGGCCGGACCCCGTCACTGTACGACGTTCCCCCCGACGCGCTCGAGCGCGAGTGA
- the lexA gene encoding transcriptional repressor LexA — MALTRRQREVLDVIQGFIDTNGYSPSLEEIGGTLGLSSVATVHKHVTHLVEKGLVRRVWNQNRSIDLVRESSGRAIELPLVGTIAAGLPLEAVPTTETITVPADMVSGRGRTFVLKIQGDSMVGEHIREGDYVIIEERNIAREGETVVALVDGSDATLKRFYREGPMVRLQPSHPTMPPILVTADRVQIQGVVVGLIRKY; from the coding sequence ATGGCACTGACCCGCCGGCAACGCGAAGTGCTCGACGTCATCCAGGGCTTCATCGACACCAACGGCTACTCGCCCAGTCTCGAAGAGATCGGCGGCACCCTCGGGCTCTCCTCGGTCGCGACCGTGCACAAGCACGTGACCCACCTCGTCGAGAAGGGTCTCGTCCGGCGCGTCTGGAATCAGAACCGCTCGATCGACCTCGTGCGCGAGTCGTCCGGGCGCGCGATCGAGCTTCCGCTCGTCGGAACGATCGCCGCGGGCCTTCCGCTCGAAGCGGTCCCGACGACCGAGACGATCACGGTGCCCGCCGACATGGTCTCGGGCCGCGGCCGCACCTTCGTCCTCAAGATCCAGGGCGACTCGATGGTCGGCGAGCACATCCGCGAGGGCGACTACGTCATCATCGAAGAGCGGAACATCGCGCGCGAAGGCGAGACGGTCGTCGCGCTCGTCGACGGCAGCGACGCCACGCTCAAGCGCTTCTACCGCGAGGGGCCGATGGTGCGCCTGCAGCCGTCGCACCCGACGATGCCGCCGATCCTCGTCACCGCCGACCGCGTCCAGATCCAAGGGGTCGTCGTCGGCCTCATCCGCAAGTACTGA